gaattaCCATAATACAGAAAAGCTACTTAAATAATGTGGGACTATTCAGATCCAAGGTTCTTTGGAGTTACTACTATCTgcactaaaattaaaacaaatagtGAAAACGATGTTGAAGAGGAATAGGCTGATTTCAGAGCTAAGAAGTTTTTCACTTTCTTTTTCAATCCATAGACAGGAATCAAAGAATAAGATTGTTATGTACTTGATGAAAAACAAGAAGGAGTACTGTCTATTCGTATTCCACATATTAATGTAATTCAGAAAAAAGAACAATCATATAGAATTTAAGATATCCTCATGAATGATTTCACTGGCTTAGAAAGAGCGGATGAACCAACCAAAAGAGCTGTCATTAATTTCTCCTATCATTTATCTTGTGGTAATTTGGATGAGGCCTATAAATCTGTAAAGGCTATTCAAAATCCAACAGTCTGGGAAAAAATGGCTTAGATGAGTGTCAAAACCAGAAGATTGGATGTCGCTGAAATTTGTATAGGAAACATGAGATTCGCTAGAGGTGCTAAGGCAATTAGAGAAACAAAGAAGGAACCTGAATTTGAAGCTTAATTAGCTATGGTTgctattcaattaaatatgatcTCTGAAGCTGAAAaactatattattaatgcaaGAGATATGATTTACtcaataaattgtattaGGCATAAGGATAATGGGAAAAGGCATTGGAAATCGCAGAGAAACACGACAGAATCAATCTCTTATCAACGTATTACAAATTGGCTAAACAATATGAAATTTCCAAGGAGTGGGATAAGGCAATCCAATATTATGAAAAGTCAGGTAATGCACAAAAAGAAATACCTAGAATGTTTTATGAGGctgatgaattataatatttggaaGGCTACGTCCTATAAAAGAAAGACCCAGTGCTTTATAAATGGTGGGGTAATCATCTAGAGTCATAGGAACAATACGAAGAAGCAATGAAGTTCTATAGAGATTCAAATGATGCCTTGGGTATTGTCAGAGTGTTATTACACCAAGATAATGTGAGACATGCCAAAGAGACTTGTAATGATAAGAATGATCCAGCAGCACATTACTTCTTAGCCAAATATCTAGAAGCCAAGAACATTATCCCTGAGgccatttaatattatacaaAGGCTTAATACTATAGTGAAGCCATTAGATTGGCAAAGGAGGCCAATTTAATTTCGGATGTTACTGCTATTTCATTGTAAGCACCAAAGTTGATTATGATTCAATCAGCTATATATTTcgaataaaagaaaattattgataaagcAGTTTTACTTTACATGAGAGGAGGACAATTACAAAAAGCGTTGTAGTTGGctcaaaaagaaaaattgacAGATTATGTGAAGAAgatcaattaagaaattgcaCTTTAAAAATAGGAAACGGTAGACCTAACCTTTACTAATACTGGTTCATTGAAGGAAGCTCCAtcacaataaaaattaggtaatcaataatagccataataataatctactTAATCAAGGGATAAGGCACCACCTCCAGGATCATTACaagatttaatcaataaaaaatagtttgAAAAAGTCTTAGAAATGTGTGATAGTTAAGGTTTATAGATAACTGATGATTTGGTTAAACAAATGTTAGATGGTCTAGATGACAAAAGAAAGAAGGAAGTTTAATTGCTTATTGCTgagaaatcaaagaaaatggGCAATTTCGAACAAGCCTCTAAAATGTATATACAGATGGGAGAAAGAGTTAAAGCCATGAAGGCTCTTTGCAAATTGGGTGAtgttgaaaaaataattgccTTTGCTAATAATGCTAGAATGGCTGAAATCTATATTCTGGCTGGTAATTATCTTTAAACTGGTGACTGGCATAAAACACCTGAATTGATGAAACACATTATACAATTCTATAGTAAAGCCAAAGCATTTGATCATTTGGCTAATTTCTTTGAAGCATGCTCTTCAGTCGAAATCGATGAATATAGAGATTACGATAAGGCTTGTGCTGCTTTAAAAGAAGCCATCAAATATTCAGATAAATCAACAAACCAATAGAaaacataataattgtaatagaaattaaaattaatcaatgatTTTGTTCAAGCCAAATAGAAGTCTCCATAAGAAATGTTATAACTCTACTATAAGTTATTAAAtgatgtatttatttatagtaTAAATTTAGAGTAACATCGAATATGCAGTGAGATAAGGAGATATCTTTGCTGAATTAATCGAATACTATTATGCTCAAGGGCAATATGAAAAGGCTTATGAGGAAATGCAGAAAATGCAGAAGAAATCCATTGTACTCAATccttatttagattaagaattagtataaattttacttaattttagatacaaaaagttatgaattatatgaaataaaaagtaggtagtcaataataacaataataataatcatagtaaaataaaaaataaccaTTTGGAAGATAATAGGAGTAAAATGAAGATGATTTCCAAGAAGAGGAAGTTATTGATGATGGAATATGAAtcatatcaataaattaattatttgttattcaaaatctattttataagtctatttttattataacatgaataataatgattcaCCTTCTATTATCATTGATAATGGATCAGCCTTTTGCAGAGTTGGCTTTTCATCAGATAGAATGCCAAGATGTTCTTTCCCCAGTCCTGTTCAAAGAATGAAATGTAAACTTGAAATTTACTAGATTCGAGAGATCAAATATAAGAGgattacataattaaatatcctATATTAAATAGCAAAATTGTAGATTTTGATACCATGGAG
This window of the Paramecium tetraurelia macronuclear, complete genome genome carries:
- a CDS encoding Conserved WD40 and TPR repeat-containing protein, with the translated sequence MSILSEHTISIKSETITMMSVSHSAISPSIAICTISRVMLYNDQGEKFDYELARNQKPTAIAWHPIQPQLSIGWQNGTITIWQEDTRTAKEESAVHKEEINLIQYNTNGSRMVSADISGLVVVWRGITPMSTYQKEGIMTICIFADLNNIIKAQNLFFFGGKSGLVCLADDSKHCSEVCKVVGSIKCLMIYEKYNSVIIITSGLLLVQFKISTSEKTQPDKKVKLSIAGEPESLQSVWIGQCLIAISSNENMIRMFQLEADENYVITLHEFQEQYPNEKILNDKITCVQYSKKSKNLVAGTKDGRLVFWKNYALTDESPVESEQWKALKIITLNKTVNEIAIGKNSGVIAARSADSVRIVQESLVHGKIYENVRVLQVEHNKILIYFKNDSQNQDKEKGPWSMFLWDSKFPIKSIDCSQQHLLVQSANKIEISEFTNNSQILAKSSFDRKCVKAALFQEDLILFYEYKFEVTNFKGVQKYFVDFSESDGIIANYEFNNKTMVIWTHNNYFRLYDFSRREAQLSGFNCKFENDKGPLGTIKQCAVNCDGSNVAIIADNHGNQNDLFFVYNPENNNFQSFELPQYRKATQIMWDYSDPRFFGVTTICTKIKTNSENDVEEEQADFRAKKFFTFFFNPQTGIKEQDCYVLDEKQEGVLSIRIPHINVIQKKEQSYRIQDILMNDFTGLERADEPTKRAVINFSYHLSCGNLDEAYKSVKAIQNPTVWEKMAQMSVKTRRLDVAEICIGNMRFARGAKAIRETKKEPEFEAQLAMVAIQLNMISEAEKLYYQCKRYDLLNKLYQAQGQWEKALEIAEKHDRINLLSTYYKLAKQYEISKEWDKAIQYYEKSGNAQKEIPRMFYEADELQYLEGYVLQKKDPVLYKWWGNHLESQEQYEEAMKFYRDSNDALGIVRVLLHQDNVRHAKETCNDKNDPAAHYFLAKYLEAKNIIPEAIQYYTKAQYYSEAIRLAKEANLISDVTAISLQAPKLIMIQSAIYFEQKKIIDKAVLLYMRGGQLQKALQLAQKEKLTDYVKKINQEIALQKQETVDLTFTNTGSLKEAPSQQKLGNQQQPQQQSTQSRDKAPPPGSLQDLINKKQFEKVLEMCDSQGLQITDDLVKQMLDGLDDKRKKEVQLLIAEKSKKMGNFEQASKMYIQMGERVKAMKALCKLGDVEKIIAFANNARMAEIYILAGNYLQTGDWHKTPELMKHIIQFYSKAKAFDHLANFFEACSSVEIDEYRDYDKACAALKEAIKYSDKSTNQQKTQQLQQKLKLINDFVQAKQKSPQEMLQLYYKLLNDSNIEYAVRQGDIFAELIEYYYAQGQYEKAYEEMQKMQKKSIVLNPYLDQELVQILLNFRYKKL